Proteins from a single region of Phyllopteryx taeniolatus isolate TA_2022b chromosome 10, UOR_Ptae_1.2, whole genome shotgun sequence:
- the zgc:92242 gene encoding SH2 domain-containing protein 4A has protein sequence MLAKILEEMWVEPEVLEALSEEQKRILFLKMREEQVRRWREREEHEGEDSSSGSRPKKATSKHVSWLLGRDGDVCVLVIGEVDEFRSSKLLQNLLNNRLHRDNMNGIQTADMQAGKNPQQLGFKEETQLAVPDGTTNDAGSPHIQSSEDEMDSYSADDDPKDPGEGSDSESGSSSDNLSDWAPLYRPHLSSHGNKPALKAQLFDAERVSPRARDVLSVQEYGGRVAQLRRAFGSDSSHSFSKPPLPAKPAHLLTRGMPLIH, from the exons ATGCTAGCTAAAATCCTGGAGGAGATGTGGGTGGAGCCAGaggtactggaggccttgagCGAAGAGCAGAAGAGGATCCTCTTCCtcaagatgagagaggagcaAGTCCGCCGCTGGAGGGAGAGGGAGGAGCATGAAGGAGAAgacagcagcagcggcagcaggCCAAAGAAAG CCACCAGCAAGCATGTAAGTTGGCTCCTCGGTCGTGATGGAGATGTGTGCGTCCTTGTGATTGGAGAAGTGGATGAGTTCAGGTCCTCCAAACTTCTCCAGAATCTTCTCAATAACAg GCTCCATCGTGATAATATGAATGGCATCCAGACAGCAGACATGCAGGCAGGAAAAAATCCCCAGCAGCTTGGATTTAAAGAGGAAACGCAGCTAGCTGTCCCTGATGGCACCACT AATGACGCTGGCTCACCGCACATCCAATCATCTGAGGACGAGATGGACTCCTACAGCGCAGATGACGACCCGAAGGACCCCGGCGAGGGTAGTGACAGCGAATCAGGCAGCAGCTCGGACAACCTCAGCGACTGGGCTCCTCTCTACAGGCCACATCTTAGTAGCCATGGCAACAAACCAGCACTGAAAGCCCAGCTGTTTGACGCAGAGCGGGTCAGCCCACGGGCCAGAG ATGTCCTAAGTGTTCAAGAATATGGAGGCAGAGTGGCCCAGCTCAGGAGAGCTTTTGGATCTGATTCTTCTCACAGCTTCAGCAAGCCTCCTTTACCTGCCAAACCTGCTCATCTACTGACCAGAGGCATGCCACTGATCCATTAG